The proteins below come from a single Sphingomonas carotinifaciens genomic window:
- a CDS encoding cupin domain-containing protein, whose amino-acid sequence MPVATLLLMLLPATQTPAPRPLIVVDERTVRREESPPHGAIGTSTAFRISDGVPDRTMEFRKRILHPGAAIGAHVIAHDEVYYVLSGRGEVTSGGARRAVGPGMAAYLYTGERVGIRQTGREPLALIIAYPVVRP is encoded by the coding sequence CCGCCACGCAGACCCCTGCGCCCCGCCCCCTGATCGTCGTCGACGAACGCACCGTCCGCCGCGAGGAAAGCCCGCCGCACGGCGCGATCGGCACCAGCACCGCGTTTCGGATCAGCGACGGCGTGCCCGACCGCACCATGGAGTTCCGCAAGCGTATCCTGCACCCCGGCGCCGCGATCGGCGCGCATGTGATCGCGCATGACGAGGTCTATTACGTGCTGTCCGGCCGCGGCGAGGTGACATCGGGCGGTGCGCGCCGCGCCGTCGGCCCCGGCATGGCCGCCTATCTCTACACCGGCGAGCGGGTCGGCATCCGCCAGACCGGTCGCGAGCCGCTGGCCTTGATCATCGCCTATCCGGTGGTACGCCCGTGA